From Mya arenaria isolate MELC-2E11 chromosome 12, ASM2691426v1, the proteins below share one genomic window:
- the LOC128212174 gene encoding uncharacterized protein LOC128212174: MVFKHKRRVKIFSVLVCVSGLCMFTKWRYLTPSPIVFKPCNLTALDPWDESLRPFLVRPKPLQCVDKYDLFFTRKDGRMYMNTSLAANRKLHLQGMGCWYQAVERLDGDKQLRMGPRKRLILPGDARTLIFCVTPEEVRSHIFRVTCFKNKTITKVYDMVHVNHFWNEYAKHARDIEVEKADTPSVIMLGIDSVSRSHAIRNLKQSFNFLRHNLSCYDMIGHRKVGDNTFPNLIPLLTGKSHWSFLDVEFLKRFADYMPLLWNEKPMESIATFMAEDNATYSTFNSGKSGFNKIPTDYYFRPYSLAMEKFEPVFSTPLGSLSENCYGDRNYFDIQLEYLKGFLQKYNKKRKFAFFWSNVVTHDSFNTASLYDNSLLEFLTWMTSDIDINNTILIVLSDHGFRIGGASLTHIGRAENSNPWLMVHVPDHLTKRYPSIGRNLRENTKRLVTHYDTYNTVLELIHNTAFLERPEIPTQEYMVKRNIFHYIPGDRTCADGGIPDNTCTCKDRVPVDIDSPVVKLAVDVLILHMNKVLSSKQSECSIIRLQNITEARAIYSDKDYANVNKDLHLSLPRVIGGMVGLSRDIDKDSGLYTVRFYTNPGNAYFEGTVEYSAFKAGHQADKVTVVGEQSRLNRYGEQSHCVSEQLYKQICFCKDLL; the protein is encoded by the coding sequence ATggtttttaaacataaacgtcGAGTGAAAATATTTTCCGTTTTGGTATGTGTGTCTGGATTATGTATGTTCACTAAATGGAGATATTTAACTCCATCGCCAATAGTGTTCAAGCCATGTAACTTGACAGCGTTAGATCCATGGGACGAGTCTTTGCGGCCATTCCTGGTGCGCCCGAAGCCACTGCAATGTGTtgataaatatgatttgttCTTTACTCGCAAAGATGGACGCATGTACATGAACACCAGTCTAGCTGCAAATCGGAAGTTACACTTACAGGGTATGGGATGTTGGTACCAGGCCGTTGAGCGCCTTGACGGTGATAAACAATTGCGGATGGGACCCAGAAAGAGATTGATACTTCCGGGAGATGCCCGAACCCTCATATTCTGTGTCACGCCGGAAGAAGTCCGAAGCCACATATTCCGTGTCACgtgctttaaaaacaaaacgataACGAAAGTGTATGATATGGTTCATGTTAATCATTTCTGGAACGAGTATGCTAAACATGCACGTGATATTGAAGTTGAAAAAGCGGACACCCCAAGCGTCATCATGCTTGGTATTGACTCTGTGTCGCGATCCCATGCAATCAGGAATTTAAAACAATCCTTCAATTTCTTACGTCATAATCTCAGTTGTTATGATATGATTGGGCATAGAAAAGTAGGGGACAACACGTTTCCTAATCTCATACCCTTACTGACCGGGAAAAGTCATTGGAGCTTTCTTGACGTCGAGTTTCTAAAACGGTTTGCCGATTACATGCCGTTGCTATGGAATGAAAAACCAATGGAGTCCATAGCAACATTTATGGCAGAAGACAATGCGACGTATTCTACCTTTAACTCTGGTAAAAGCGGCTTCAATAAAATACCTACAGATTATTACTTTCGGCCTTACTCATTGGCAATGGAAAAATTCGAACCAGTTTTCAGTACACCTTTAGGAAGTCTTTCTGAAAATTGCTATGGTGATCGAAATTATTTTGACATCCAGCTAGAATATTTAAAaggatttttacaaaaatacaacaaaaaaagaaagtttgcATTTTTCTGGTCGAATGTGGTCACACATGACTCCTTTAATACGGCAAGTCTGTATGATAACTCTTTGCTAGAATTCCTTACATGGATGACCTCAGATATAGACATAAACAACACAATACTTATAGTATTGAGTGACCATGGTTTTCGAATAGGTGGCGCCTCCTTAACTCATATTGGGCGTGCTGAAAACAGCAACCCTTGGTTAATGGTACATGTTCCTGACCATTTAACCAAGCGTTACCCGAGTATTGGACGCAATCTCAGGGAAAACACAAAACGTCTAGTTACTCATTATGACACTTATAACACCGTTTTGGAACTTATTCACAACACAGCTTTCCTTGAAAGACCAGAGATACCAACCCAAGAGTATATGGTGAAGcgaaacatatttcattatattcctGGGGACCGCACGTGCGCTGATGGGGGAATACCGGACAACACGTGCACGTGCAAAGACCGGGTACCTGTCGACATAGATTCTCCGGTTGTCAAACTAGCCGTCgatgttttaattttgcataTGAACAAAGTGTTATCAAGTAAACAAAGTGAATGTTCAATTATCCGTTTACAAAACATCACAGAAGCAAGGGCTATCTACTCAGATAAGGATTACGCAAACGTCAACAAAGATTTGCATTTATCTTTACCACGTGTGATAGGTGGTATGGTGGGATTGTCCCGAGACATTGACAAGGATAGCGGCCTGTATACGGTCAGGTTCTACACTAACCCCGGTAACGCCTATTTTGAGGGTACTGTGGAATACTCGGCGTTTAAAGCCGGGCATCAAGCGGACAAAGTTACTGTTGTCGGGGAGCAAAGCCGGCTGAATCGATACGGAGAGCAATCTCACTGCGTCTCGGAACAACTAtacaaacaaatttgtttttgcaaagacctactataa
- the LOC128211718 gene encoding neuronal acetylcholine receptor subunit beta-3-like, whose product MRYVSIKGVCTVLLILYSINGLNSDQTSNSSEKPENQRTEEPENNSTEKSENSTNANGNNSHSDSDEESLSVFEKVIKRNKKNNASIRSQGERFSQHVGNLFKNYKPYLPPFVGSFDHVFWLNVSVISKELIEIDEIEERLSVVMEFKYMWMDERLAWETEEMETNGSSEFFYLPINEDKIWTPTFEVANQHHSKMSGSGKKSNNALYVFRSGGILWVHTKSFNTICNIDTTYYPFDRQICHVHFVAQIPYFLFALNFSHEVEENRLDNGNWRFIEVNVYQYFNYRHLIYHVTVEYVFQRKPFAPLIILIIPVFMLVSLVPLVFLLPKDGGDRLGLALTVLLAVSVYMTMVADKLPSSSDPIPYITIVFFIWYISCAVIVLLVLMNAKLYHKRNHKDIPRLLRRLVMISRRCFCLGDEDTEQTESEQTCIDEDGTPFTEKRTEANSTEHHSVRAITWQHVSLCLDKWFILTLYCVKILFAVITFLILYHGDQNKTETEEIHIDSSTKPYSYEDNAV is encoded by the exons ATGCGGTACGTATCAATAAAAGGAGTGTGTACCGtgttgttaattttatattCCATCAATGGTTTAAACTCAGACCAAACATCAAACTCATCGGAGAAACCAGAAAACCAAAGAACGGAAGAACCAGAAAACAACTCAACTGAGAAGTCAGAAAACTCAACTAATGCGAATGGGAATAATTCACATTCAGATAGCGACGAAGAATCTCTATCTGTGTTTGAAAAGGTGATTAAACGGAATAAGAAAAATAACGCATCCATACGAAGCCAAGGTGAACGTTTTAGTCAACATGTTGGGAACCTATTCAAAAATTACAAACCGTATCTTCCTCCTTTTGTTGGAAGCTTTGACCATGTGTTCTGGTTAAATGTATCAGTAATTTCGAAGGAGTTAATCGAGATAGATGAAATTGAAGAACGGTTATCAGTCGTTATGGAATTCAAATATATGTGGATGGATGAAAGACTAGCATGGGAAACGGAAGAAATGGAAACCAATGGCAGTTCCGAATTCTTCTATTTGCCAATTAACGAAGATAAAATTTGGACACCTACCTTCGAGGTTGCTAATCAGCACCATTCTAAGATGTCGGGCAGTGGAAAAAAGAGCAAC aatgcTCTTTACGTTTTTAGATCTGGCGGGATACTTTGGGTACACACCAAAAGTTTCAACACAATTTGCAACATCGACACAACGTACTACCCGTTTGATAGACAAATATGTCATGTGCATTTTGTGGCACAAATTCCATATTTTCTCTTTGCATTAAACTTCAGTCACGAGGTTGAGGAAAATAGACTGGACAATGGGAACTGGAGATTTATTGAAGTTAATGTTTACCAGTATTTCAACTATCGTCACCTCATTTATCATGTGACGGTCGAGTACGTATTTCAACGAAAACCATTCGCTCCTCTGATAATCCTTATCATCCCTGTGTTTATGCTCGTGTCCCTTGTACCACTGGTGTTCCTTCTCCCAAAGGACGGAGGGGACAGACTTGGGCTAGCTCTCACAGTGTTACTGGCAGTTTCTGTCTATATGACTATGGTCGCAGACAAACTTCCATCCTCCTCTGATCCCATACCGTACATCACCATTGTGTTCTTTATTTGGTACATATCTTGTGCCGTGATTGTTCTCCTGGTGCTTATGAACGCTAAGCTCTATCACAAACGCAACCATAAAGATATTCCTCGGTTGTTAAGGCGACTGGTTATGATAAGTCGGCGATGCTTCTGTTTGGGCGATGAAGACACTGAACAAACTGAGAGCGAGCAGACGTGTATTGATGAAGATGGAACTCCCTTTACTGAAAAGAGAACTGAAGCCAACAGCACAGAACACCACTCAGTTAGAGCTATTACTTGGCAGCATGTTAGTTTGTGTCTAGACAAATGGTTTATTCTTACGCTTTATTgcgttaaaatattgtttgctgTCATCACATTCCTTATCTTATACCATGGTGACCAAAACAAAACGGAAACCGAAGAAATTCATATTGATTCCTCTACGAAGCCTTATAGTTACGAGGATAACGCTGTATGA